In the genome of Rhodoplanes sp. Z2-YC6860, one region contains:
- a CDS encoding LysR family transcriptional regulator, with protein MKPDLGDLNAFVAVARAKGFRDGARSSGASASGLSEAIRRLEAQLGVRLLNRTTRSVAPTEAGQRLLDRLGPALTEVEAALDVVNGFRDRPAGTLRLNVPVSAARLVLPAIVPRFLAAFPEIRLEVIADDSFVDLLASGADAGIRYDERLEQDMIAVPIGPRVQRFATAAATAYLDRHGRPKHPRELLDHACIRGRFASGAMPPWEFERDGKVVRIQPTGPLLVGIGGAADLAVEAGLAGTGIVHVFEDWLRPLLDSGKLEPVLEPWWQRFSGPFLYYPGRRLVPAPLRAFIDFIKAEPSAPPKPKRPARPSA; from the coding sequence ATGAAACCCGACCTGGGCGATCTGAATGCCTTTGTGGCGGTGGCGCGGGCCAAAGGGTTCCGCGATGGCGCGCGCTCGAGCGGCGCCAGCGCGTCCGGGCTGAGCGAGGCGATCCGCCGTCTTGAAGCGCAACTTGGCGTCAGGCTGCTCAACCGCACGACGCGCAGTGTCGCGCCGACCGAAGCCGGCCAGCGCCTGCTCGACCGGCTCGGCCCGGCGCTGACCGAAGTGGAAGCGGCGCTCGACGTGGTGAACGGCTTCCGCGACCGGCCGGCCGGCACGCTCCGGCTCAACGTGCCGGTCAGCGCGGCGCGGCTCGTGCTGCCCGCGATCGTGCCGCGTTTCCTCGCAGCCTTTCCGGAAATCCGGCTGGAGGTGATCGCCGACGACAGCTTCGTCGACCTGCTCGCATCGGGGGCCGATGCGGGCATCCGCTACGACGAGCGGCTGGAGCAGGACATGATCGCGGTGCCGATCGGTCCCCGCGTGCAACGCTTCGCGACCGCCGCCGCGACCGCCTATCTCGACCGGCACGGACGGCCGAAGCATCCGCGCGAGCTTCTCGATCACGCCTGCATTCGCGGCCGCTTTGCGAGCGGAGCGATGCCGCCCTGGGAGTTCGAGCGCGACGGCAAGGTGGTGCGCATCCAACCCACGGGACCGCTGCTGGTCGGCATCGGCGGCGCCGCCGATCTTGCCGTCGAGGCAGGGCTCGCCGGCACCGGCATCGTGCATGTCTTCGAGGACTGGCTGCGCCCGCTTCTCGACAGCGGCAAGCTCGAACCGGTGCTCGAGCCGTGGTGGCAGCGTTTCTCCGGGCCGTTTCTCTATTATCCCGGACGGCGCCTGGTGCCCGCGCCGCTGCGGGCGTTCATCGATTTCATCAAGGCGGAGCCGAGCGCACCACCTAAGCCGAAACGACCAGCCCGCCCATCGGCTTGA
- a CDS encoding aldo/keto reductase family oxidoreductase: MSNTTFSLGRRTVNRLGYGAMQLAGKGVFGPPKDPDAARAVLRTAVASGVNHIDTCDYYGPHVTNQLIREALHPYPRDLVLVTKIGARRGDDASWIPAFTPEELVQQVQDNLRNLRLDVLDVVNMRSMHGIHGPAEGSLEPQVTALAELRRKGLIRHIGLSNVTPKQVEDARKICEIVCVQNFYNIAHRSDDALIDNLARDGIAYVPFFPLGGFTPLQSSTLSDVAKRRHATPMQVALAWLLRRAPNILLIPGTSSVAHLKENLAAAELKLPDDAIKALDGIAASASAA, translated from the coding sequence ATGTCGAACACGACATTCTCTCTCGGCCGCCGCACCGTGAACCGGCTCGGCTACGGCGCCATGCAACTCGCCGGCAAGGGCGTGTTCGGCCCGCCCAAGGACCCTGACGCTGCACGCGCCGTGCTCCGCACCGCGGTGGCGAGCGGCGTCAACCACATCGACACTTGCGACTACTACGGCCCGCACGTCACCAATCAGCTGATCCGCGAGGCGCTGCATCCCTATCCGCGTGATCTCGTGCTGGTGACCAAGATCGGCGCGCGGCGCGGCGACGATGCGTCCTGGATTCCGGCCTTCACGCCTGAGGAGCTCGTCCAGCAAGTGCAGGACAATCTCCGCAATCTGCGCCTCGATGTGCTCGATGTGGTGAACATGCGCAGCATGCACGGCATCCATGGACCGGCCGAAGGTTCGCTCGAGCCGCAGGTCACGGCTCTCGCCGAGCTTCGGCGCAAAGGTCTCATCCGCCATATCGGGTTGAGCAACGTAACGCCGAAACAGGTCGAAGATGCGCGCAAGATTTGCGAGATCGTCTGCGTGCAGAACTTCTACAACATCGCGCATCGGAGCGACGACGCGCTGATCGACAATCTTGCTCGCGACGGGATCGCCTACGTGCCGTTCTTTCCGCTCGGTGGCTTCACGCCGCTGCAATCGTCGACCTTGTCCGATGTCGCCAAGCGCCGTCACGCCACGCCGATGCAGGTCGCGCTCGCCTGGCTCCTTCGCCGCGCGCCGAACATCCTGTTGATCCCCGGCACCTCGTCGGTCGCGCATCTCAAGGAAAATCTCGCCGCGGCCGAGCTCAAGCTGCCTGACGATGCGATCAAGGCGCTCGACGGCATTGCAGCGAGCGCCAGCGCGGCGTGA
- a CDS encoding PQQ-dependent sugar dehydrogenase — MHKALAVIVISIALPSAVGPSIAEAQTFKSSAGNIAVETVAGGLVNPWALAFLPDGRMLVTERPGRMRIVTPDGKLSAPLGGVPKVFAVSQGGLLDVVLDRGFAGNKTIYFCFAEPSDGGGRTALARATLGEGKLDGVKVIYQQKGPVSSGNHFGCRIAQGSDNNLLLTQGEHFTDRNEAQKLTSDLGKIVRIAPDGSVPKDNPFVGRNDALPEIWSYGHRNAQGAAIHPQSGKLWEHEHGAKGGDEINIPQPGKNYGWPVISFGVNYDGTPVGSGKSSMPGMEQPIKYWVPSIAPSGMAFYTGDLFPSWKGSLFVGALAGQMLVRLTLDGEKVTGEERLLQGLRERIRDVRMGPDGALYLVTDNYAGRVLKVLPAK; from the coding sequence ATGCATAAAGCACTTGCAGTCATTGTTATTTCGATTGCGCTGCCGTCCGCCGTCGGGCCTTCCATCGCCGAAGCGCAAACCTTCAAATCCTCTGCCGGCAATATCGCGGTCGAGACCGTGGCCGGAGGCCTCGTGAATCCTTGGGCGCTGGCCTTCCTGCCCGACGGCCGCATGCTCGTCACGGAGCGGCCGGGCCGCATGCGCATCGTCACGCCCGACGGCAAGCTCTCGGCACCGCTCGGTGGCGTACCGAAGGTGTTCGCCGTGAGCCAGGGCGGCCTGCTCGACGTCGTGCTCGACCGCGGCTTCGCCGGCAACAAGACGATCTACTTCTGCTTTGCGGAGCCTTCGGACGGCGGCGGCCGCACCGCGCTCGCGCGCGCCACGCTCGGTGAGGGCAAGCTCGACGGCGTGAAGGTGATCTATCAGCAGAAGGGACCGGTTTCGAGCGGCAACCACTTCGGCTGCCGCATCGCGCAAGGTTCCGACAACAACCTGCTCCTGACGCAGGGCGAGCACTTCACCGACCGCAACGAGGCGCAGAAGCTCACCAGCGATCTCGGCAAGATCGTGCGCATCGCGCCCGACGGCTCGGTGCCCAAGGACAATCCCTTCGTCGGAAGGAACGATGCCCTGCCCGAGATCTGGAGCTACGGCCACCGCAACGCGCAAGGCGCCGCGATCCATCCGCAGTCCGGCAAGCTCTGGGAGCACGAGCACGGCGCCAAGGGCGGCGACGAAATCAACATTCCGCAGCCCGGCAAGAACTACGGCTGGCCGGTGATCAGCTTTGGCGTGAACTACGACGGCACGCCGGTCGGCAGCGGCAAGTCGTCGATGCCGGGCATGGAGCAGCCGATCAAATACTGGGTGCCGTCGATCGCGCCGTCCGGCATGGCGTTCTACACCGGCGACCTCTTTCCAAGCTGGAAAGGCAGCCTGTTCGTTGGCGCGCTCGCCGGGCAGATGCTGGTGCGGCTGACCCTCGACGGCGAGAAGGTCACCGGCGAGGAGCGATTGCTGCAGGGACTTCGCGAGCGCATCCGCGACGTGCGGATGGGGCCAGACGGCGCGCTCTATCTCGTCACCGACAATTACGCCGGACGTGTGCTGAAGGTGTTGCCGGCGAAGTAG
- a CDS encoding MFS transporter: MTTHDDESRPDGPRATHISAPRSIETRTSWIVASLSLVMLGLSFGGPWITAVGLKEIASDTGGARQVPSLAVSLALFGVGVGGLLMGRLANSYGVRLTVITGSVMIAIGLFISSLGQPWQLYVGHGLFMGLLGNAGLNAPLFIYVSRWFDRRRGSALALISSGGYLAGFIWPTVFERAIANFGWRSTMVGFAVLQLVVIVPLAIIFLRQPPETPKPQEVRRKGEARPTVLGWHPNVAFILIACAGFLCCVTMSMPQQHLVAFCSDLGISSTLGASMLSVLLGMGFFSRQGWGWLSDRTGGLITAFFSSIMQCAAMSGFLFTQDTAGLFTVATAFGLGFSALIPAYVLTIRDLYPESEAHWRVPVVLLATGTGMGTGGWLAGYLYDIYGYYIPAFATGVAFNIVNIAILSILLLRQRTTMTMARAY; encoded by the coding sequence TTGACGACACACGACGACGAGTCGCGTCCCGACGGGCCGCGAGCGACCCATATTTCCGCTCCGCGCTCCATCGAAACCCGCACCTCCTGGATCGTGGCGAGCCTGTCCCTTGTCATGCTCGGCCTGTCCTTCGGCGGCCCCTGGATCACGGCTGTCGGCCTGAAGGAGATCGCCTCCGACACCGGCGGGGCGCGGCAAGTGCCATCGCTCGCGGTGTCGCTCGCGCTGTTCGGCGTCGGCGTTGGCGGATTGCTGATGGGCCGGCTCGCCAACAGCTACGGCGTGCGCCTCACCGTCATCACCGGCTCGGTGATGATCGCGATCGGGTTGTTCATCTCGTCGCTCGGCCAGCCCTGGCAGCTCTACGTCGGCCATGGCCTGTTCATGGGCTTGCTCGGCAATGCCGGGCTCAACGCGCCGCTGTTCATCTATGTGAGCCGTTGGTTCGACCGTCGCCGCGGTTCGGCACTGGCGCTGATCTCGAGTGGCGGCTACCTGGCGGGCTTCATCTGGCCAACGGTGTTCGAGCGCGCCATCGCCAATTTCGGCTGGCGCTCGACCATGGTCGGATTTGCCGTGCTGCAACTCGTGGTGATCGTGCCGCTTGCGATCATCTTCTTGCGCCAGCCGCCCGAGACGCCAAAGCCGCAGGAGGTGCGCCGCAAGGGCGAGGCGCGGCCGACGGTGCTCGGATGGCACCCCAACGTGGCGTTTATCCTGATCGCCTGCGCGGGCTTCCTGTGCTGCGTGACGATGTCGATGCCGCAGCAGCATCTGGTGGCGTTCTGCAGCGATCTCGGCATCTCGTCGACGCTCGGCGCGAGCATGCTGTCGGTGCTGCTCGGCATGGGCTTCTTCAGCCGCCAAGGCTGGGGCTGGCTGTCCGACCGCACCGGCGGATTGATCACCGCATTCTTCAGCTCGATCATGCAATGCGCGGCGATGAGCGGCTTTCTGTTCACGCAGGACACCGCAGGCCTGTTCACGGTCGCGACCGCCTTTGGGCTCGGCTTCAGCGCGCTGATCCCAGCCTATGTTCTGACCATTCGCGACCTCTATCCTGAAAGCGAGGCGCACTGGCGAGTGCCCGTCGTGTTGCTGGCCACCGGCACCGGCATGGGCACCGGCGGCTGGCTCGCCGGCTACCTCTACGACATCTACGGCTATTACATCCCGGCCTTCGCGACGGGCGTCGCCTTCAACATCGTCAACATCGCGATCCTGTCCATTCTCCTGCTGCGCCAACGCACCACCATGACCATGGCGCGCGCCTACTGA
- a CDS encoding Bug family tripartite tricarboxylate transporter substrate binding protein: MTKALLCCALAGVLSVSAARADDFPSRYVTLVVPLATGGSTDTVARIVAEGMRPFLGQTVVVENTPGAGGATGVIRVARSTPDGYTVQIGQWGTNVAAGVVHNLPIDLLKDLEPVGLIATQPSLIVGRKDLPPNNLKELTDWLKANPGKVSVGTSGVGSPSHVFGAFFQNTIGAKFEFIPYRSAGESQKDLIGGQVDMIIDTPATSGQNVKNGLIKAYVLAGKDRSPVLPDIPTVDEAGLPGMYFYFWHALWVPKGTPKPVIAKLNDALVKAVNDPVTHDRLAKAGQEFFPASMMSPDGLAKFQREETEKWWPVIKAQGIKVQ; the protein is encoded by the coding sequence ATGACAAAAGCGCTACTGTGCTGCGCGCTTGCAGGGGTCTTGTCCGTTTCGGCCGCGCGCGCAGACGACTTTCCCTCCCGTTACGTCACTCTGGTGGTTCCGCTCGCCACCGGCGGCTCGACCGATACCGTCGCACGCATCGTCGCCGAAGGCATGCGGCCCTTTCTCGGTCAGACCGTAGTGGTCGAGAACACGCCCGGCGCGGGCGGCGCCACCGGAGTCATCCGGGTCGCCCGTTCGACTCCCGACGGCTACACCGTGCAGATCGGCCAGTGGGGCACCAACGTGGCGGCCGGTGTGGTGCACAACCTGCCGATCGATCTGCTGAAGGACCTCGAGCCCGTCGGTCTGATCGCGACGCAGCCGTCTCTGATCGTCGGCCGCAAGGACCTGCCGCCGAACAATCTGAAGGAGCTGACCGACTGGCTGAAGGCCAATCCCGGCAAGGTCTCGGTCGGTACGTCGGGGGTCGGGAGCCCCAGCCATGTGTTCGGTGCGTTTTTTCAGAACACCATCGGCGCCAAGTTCGAGTTCATTCCCTACCGCAGCGCCGGCGAGTCCCAGAAGGATCTGATCGGCGGCCAGGTCGACATGATCATCGACACGCCGGCGACCTCCGGACAGAACGTCAAGAACGGCCTGATCAAGGCCTATGTGCTCGCGGGCAAGGACCGTTCGCCTGTGCTGCCGGACATTCCAACCGTCGACGAGGCCGGCCTGCCGGGCATGTATTTCTATTTCTGGCACGCGCTGTGGGTGCCGAAGGGCACGCCGAAGCCGGTGATCGCCAAGCTCAACGATGCGCTGGTGAAGGCGGTCAACGATCCGGTGACGCATGACCGTCTGGCCAAAGCCGGCCAGGAGTTCTTCCCGGCCTCGATGATGTCGCCGGACGGTCTCGCCAAATTCCAGCGGGAAGAAACCGAGAAGTGGTGGCCGGTGATCAAGGCGCAGGGCATCAAGGTGCAGTAA
- a CDS encoding Bug family tripartite tricarboxylate transporter substrate binding protein — protein sequence MRKLVLGIAGLLLAGLVAAHAQSFPSKQITLVVPFPPGGSTDVAARIMAEKMRPILGQPVIIENVGGAGGSIAVGRVARAAPDGYTIDIGQWDTHVGSIIYNLNYDLKTDFEPIGLISINPQLLVARKTLEASRLSELVAWMKAHPGDAKFVNQNAAAAISGLLLQQLSGTKLTLIPYRGAGPAMTDLVSGQVDLLVAQGAVTLPQIRGNAIKAIANLSPKRSASMPDIPTADETGVPGLYMSGWFGFYAPKGTPKDVIGTLNSAMSKVLADPAVKARFAELGLDVASPEQQKPEGLAAFQKAEIEKWWPIIRSAGIKPE from the coding sequence GTGAGAAAGCTTGTTCTGGGAATCGCAGGTTTGCTGCTCGCGGGCCTGGTCGCGGCCCATGCGCAGAGCTTCCCTTCGAAGCAGATCACGCTGGTGGTGCCGTTCCCACCCGGCGGCTCGACCGACGTCGCCGCCCGCATCATGGCCGAGAAGATGCGCCCGATCCTCGGACAGCCGGTCATCATCGAGAATGTCGGCGGCGCAGGCGGTAGCATCGCGGTCGGCCGCGTGGCGCGCGCGGCTCCCGACGGCTACACCATCGACATCGGCCAGTGGGACACCCACGTCGGCAGCATCATCTACAATCTGAATTACGACCTGAAGACCGACTTCGAGCCGATCGGTCTCATTTCCATCAACCCGCAGCTTCTGGTCGCGAGGAAAACTCTCGAGGCCAGCCGGCTGAGCGAACTGGTGGCCTGGATGAAGGCGCATCCGGGTGACGCCAAGTTCGTCAACCAGAACGCAGCGGCTGCGATCTCCGGACTGCTGCTGCAGCAACTGAGCGGCACCAAGCTCACCTTGATTCCTTATCGCGGCGCAGGCCCGGCGATGACCGACCTCGTTTCGGGCCAAGTCGACCTTCTGGTGGCGCAAGGCGCGGTGACGCTGCCGCAGATCCGCGGCAACGCCATCAAGGCGATCGCGAACCTTTCGCCGAAGCGCTCGGCCTCGATGCCGGACATTCCGACCGCCGATGAGACCGGCGTGCCGGGGCTCTACATGTCGGGGTGGTTCGGCTTCTACGCGCCGAAGGGCACGCCGAAGGATGTGATCGGCACGCTCAACAGCGCGATGTCCAAGGTGCTGGCCGATCCGGCGGTGAAGGCGCGTTTCGCCGAACTGGGCCTCGATGTGGCATCGCCCGAGCAGCAGAAGCCCGAAGGGCTTGCCGCGTTCCAGAAGGCCGAAATCGAGAAATGGTGGCCGATCATCAGGTCCGCCGGCATCAAGCCCGAATGA
- a CDS encoding tripartite tricarboxylate transporter substrate binding protein BugD, with translation MNFRTLASIATLLTVLTAPLQAETYPSKPVTVIVPFAAGGPSDVLARALADKMRTALKETVLIENVTGAAGTIGVTRAVRSPADGYTLSFGHLGTHVVNGAIYPLPFDLVNDLDPVALLGANPMLVVSKNAIPAKTFKELIDWLKANQAKATLGTAGVGSGAHFSGVFLQNLIGTHASYVPYRGTGPALQDLVAGQIDIIVDQASNSLPQVQAGTIRAYAVTDSKRLSALPDVPTVDEAGLPGFHVSLWSGMWAPKGTPKEIVAKLNEAIRAAIDDPAVQKRYAELGLEPPAQDQRTPEALRTHQKAEIEKWWPVIKAANVKP, from the coding sequence ATGAATTTCAGGACTCTCGCTTCGATCGCCACGCTGCTCACTGTCCTCACGGCGCCCCTGCAAGCCGAAACTTATCCGTCCAAGCCGGTCACCGTGATCGTGCCGTTCGCGGCCGGCGGGCCGAGCGACGTGCTGGCGCGTGCGCTGGCCGACAAGATGCGCACGGCGCTGAAGGAAACCGTGCTGATCGAGAACGTCACCGGTGCGGCTGGCACCATCGGCGTGACGCGCGCGGTGCGCTCGCCCGCCGACGGCTACACGCTGAGCTTCGGCCATCTCGGCACCCATGTGGTGAATGGCGCGATCTATCCGCTGCCGTTCGATCTGGTGAACGATCTCGACCCGGTCGCATTGCTCGGCGCCAATCCGATGCTGGTGGTGAGCAAGAATGCGATTCCGGCGAAGACCTTCAAGGAGCTGATCGACTGGCTCAAGGCCAACCAGGCCAAGGCGACGCTCGGCACCGCGGGCGTCGGCTCCGGCGCTCACTTCAGCGGCGTGTTCCTGCAGAACCTGATCGGCACGCATGCGAGCTACGTGCCCTATCGCGGCACCGGCCCCGCGCTGCAGGATCTCGTCGCCGGCCAGATCGACATCATCGTCGACCAGGCGTCGAATTCGCTGCCGCAGGTGCAGGCCGGCACCATCCGCGCCTATGCGGTGACCGACAGCAAGCGGCTGTCCGCGCTGCCCGATGTTCCGACCGTCGACGAGGCCGGCCTGCCGGGTTTCCACGTCTCGCTCTGGTCCGGGATGTGGGCGCCCAAGGGCACGCCGAAGGAGATTGTCGCGAAGCTCAATGAGGCGATCCGCGCCGCGATCGACGATCCGGCGGTGCAGAAGCGCTACGCCGAGCTTGGGCTCGAGCCACCGGCCCAGGACCAGCGTACGCCGGAGGCGCTGCGCACACATCAGAAGGCCGAAATCGAAAAGTGGTGGCCGGTGATCAAGGCGGCGAACGTGAAGCCGTGA
- a CDS encoding Bug family tripartite tricarboxylate transporter substrate binding protein codes for MPTRLRHALLAAGVLLAASVFAPSLSALADDYPNKPITVIVPFPAGGPTDAIIRNVGERMRASLGQPLIVEYVSGASGTVGTTRLFRSPPDGYALICGHFGTFATNGAVYNLPYDLVTGFTPISLLPRNPYLVVVRKDLPANNLREFLAYVKANPGKVNMGHPGVGTGPHLLALQLANLAGSTMNYVPYRGSGPAMVDLVAGQIDLMVDQVQTSSAHVKGGTIKALAIAAPKRSDILPDVPTIDEAGAPGLHMSLWYGFWAPGGTPKPIVQKLQAAVQDALADPDVRGRLTGLGMEIPPREQQTPEALTAQQKADIATWWPVIKAAGIKMQ; via the coding sequence ATGCCAACTCGGTTGCGACATGCGCTGCTCGCCGCGGGTGTCCTGCTTGCGGCAAGCGTCTTTGCACCAAGTCTTTCGGCGCTTGCCGACGACTATCCGAACAAGCCGATCACTGTGATCGTGCCGTTCCCGGCCGGCGGGCCGACCGATGCCATCATCCGCAACGTCGGCGAGCGCATGCGCGCATCGCTCGGGCAGCCATTGATCGTGGAATATGTCTCGGGCGCGAGTGGCACGGTCGGCACCACGCGGCTGTTTCGTTCGCCGCCTGATGGCTACGCGCTGATCTGCGGCCACTTCGGCACCTTCGCCACCAACGGCGCGGTGTACAATCTGCCTTACGATCTGGTGACCGGTTTCACGCCGATCTCGCTGTTGCCGCGCAATCCCTATCTCGTCGTCGTGAGGAAGGATCTGCCGGCGAACAATCTCCGCGAATTCCTGGCCTACGTGAAAGCCAACCCGGGCAAGGTCAACATGGGCCATCCGGGCGTCGGCACCGGCCCGCATCTGCTCGCGCTGCAACTCGCAAATCTGGCCGGCAGCACCATGAACTACGTGCCCTATCGCGGATCGGGCCCTGCGATGGTCGATCTCGTCGCCGGACAGATCGATCTGATGGTCGATCAGGTGCAGACCTCGTCGGCGCATGTGAAGGGCGGCACCATCAAAGCGCTGGCGATCGCGGCGCCGAAACGCTCGGACATCTTGCCGGATGTGCCGACCATCGACGAAGCCGGCGCGCCGGGGCTGCACATGTCGCTGTGGTACGGCTTCTGGGCGCCGGGCGGGACGCCGAAGCCGATCGTGCAGAAGCTCCAGGCCGCGGTGCAGGACGCGTTGGCCGATCCCGACGTGCGCGGCCGCCTGACCGGGCTCGGCATGGAGATTCCGCCGCGCGAGCAGCAGACGCCGGAGGCACTCACCGCGCAGCAGAAGGCCGACATTGCGACCTGGTGGCCGGTGATCAAGGCCGCCGGCATCAAGATGCAATGA
- a CDS encoding Bug family tripartite tricarboxylate transporter substrate binding protein: MKRLLAALMFTVFACGTVAAQSYPTKPITIIVPFPAGGATDVLTRFLAERMRAALGQTIVIENVTGAAGTIGVGRTVRAPADGYTVQVGTSTTNVLSGGLYPLQFDLLTDLEPIVLIGSEPMMIVGRKTLEAKNLKELIAWLKANPGKASVGIPGVGGQGHLTGLSFQKETGTTFQVVPYRGNGPALQDLVAGQIDLQMEPASNFYEQVKAGAIKAYALTSSKRVAAAPGIPTAEEAGLPGFTASLWYGAWAPKGTPKEIIARLNAVMIETLADPAVTRRFGELGLDKPARDQLTPEALRTFQKAEADRWWPIIKAANLKGQ, translated from the coding sequence ATGAAGCGCTTGCTGGCCGCGCTGATGTTCACGGTGTTCGCGTGCGGCACCGTCGCGGCGCAGAGCTATCCGACGAAGCCCATCACGATCATCGTGCCGTTCCCGGCGGGCGGCGCGACCGATGTGCTGACGCGCTTTCTCGCCGAGCGCATGCGGGCAGCCCTCGGCCAGACCATCGTGATCGAGAACGTCACCGGCGCGGCCGGCACCATCGGCGTCGGCCGCACGGTGCGCGCCCCGGCCGACGGTTACACCGTCCAGGTCGGCACCTCGACCACCAATGTGCTGAGCGGCGGGCTCTACCCTTTGCAGTTCGATCTGCTCACCGACCTCGAGCCGATCGTCCTGATCGGCAGCGAACCGATGATGATCGTCGGCAGGAAGACGCTGGAGGCGAAAAATCTCAAGGAGCTGATCGCCTGGCTCAAGGCCAATCCGGGCAAGGCGTCGGTCGGGATCCCCGGCGTCGGCGGCCAAGGCCATCTCACCGGGCTTTCGTTCCAGAAGGAAACCGGCACGACGTTCCAGGTCGTGCCGTATCGCGGCAACGGCCCGGCGCTGCAGGACCTCGTCGCCGGGCAGATCGATCTGCAGATGGAGCCGGCGTCGAATTTCTATGAGCAGGTGAAGGCCGGAGCGATCAAGGCCTATGCACTGACGTCGTCAAAGCGCGTGGCCGCCGCGCCCGGCATCCCGACCGCCGAGGAAGCCGGGCTGCCGGGCTTCACGGCGTCGCTGTGGTACGGCGCCTGGGCGCCCAAGGGCACGCCGAAGGAGATCATCGCACGGCTCAACGCCGTGATGATCGAGACGCTGGCCGACCCAGCGGTCACACGGCGCTTCGGCGAACTTGGCCTCGACAAGCCTGCGCGCGACCAGCTGACGCCGGAGGCGCTGCGGACATTCCAGAAGGCCGAGGCCGACCGGTGGTGGCCGATCATCAAGGCCGCCAATCTCAAGGGACAGTGA
- a CDS encoding Bug family tripartite tricarboxylate transporter substrate binding protein, translating into MKRGLLAACCMLASIVAAQAQSFPSKPITVVIPLAAGGAVDAMVRTMTEAMRGSLGQPILVENMGGGGGVIGITRVARAEPDGYTISVGTWGTHVVNAFVFSPPYDMIKDFEAVALLPSVPHWFIARKNLPPANLKELVAYMKANDGKVTAASVGAGGSSAVCAYYLGKLTGTKTTLVPYRGGAPALQDIVAGNVDTMCDLAANSLSQVKAGNIKAYAVTSKKRWFAAPDVPTVGEAGVPGVEVINWLGAYAPKGTPKDVVAKLNAAFKAAMADPVVRQRIADQGLEIPPPEQQSPEAFAAYLKSEMDKWGAVIRESGIKGQ; encoded by the coding sequence ATGAAACGGGGATTGCTCGCCGCTTGTTGCATGCTGGCGTCGATTGTCGCTGCGCAGGCACAAAGCTTTCCGTCCAAGCCGATCACCGTGGTCATCCCGCTCGCCGCCGGTGGCGCGGTCGACGCCATGGTCCGCACCATGACCGAGGCGATGCGCGGCTCGCTCGGTCAACCGATTCTGGTGGAGAATATGGGCGGCGGCGGCGGGGTGATCGGCATCACCCGCGTCGCACGGGCAGAGCCGGACGGTTACACCATCAGCGTCGGCACCTGGGGCACCCATGTGGTCAACGCCTTCGTGTTCTCGCCGCCCTACGACATGATCAAGGACTTCGAGGCGGTGGCGCTGCTGCCGAGCGTGCCGCACTGGTTCATCGCGCGAAAGAATCTGCCGCCGGCGAACCTCAAGGAACTGGTGGCCTACATGAAGGCCAACGACGGCAAGGTGACGGCGGCTTCGGTCGGCGCGGGCGGCAGCTCGGCGGTGTGCGCCTATTATCTCGGCAAGCTCACCGGCACGAAAACCACGCTGGTGCCCTATCGCGGCGGCGCACCCGCCTTGCAGGACATCGTCGCCGGCAATGTCGACACCATGTGCGATCTTGCGGCGAATTCGCTGTCGCAGGTGAAGGCCGGCAACATCAAAGCCTACGCCGTGACATCGAAGAAGCGCTGGTTCGCGGCGCCCGATGTGCCGACGGTGGGAGAGGCGGGCGTGCCCGGCGTCGAGGTGATCAACTGGCTCGGCGCCTATGCACCCAAGGGCACGCCGAAAGACGTGGTGGCGAAGCTCAACGCGGCGTTCAAGGCCGCGATGGCCGATCCGGTGGTGCGCCAGCGTATCGCCGATCAGGGCCTGGAGATTCCACCGCCTGAACAGCAGTCGCCGGAGGCGTTTGCGGCTTATCTGAAATCCGAGATGGACAAGTGGGGCGCGGTCATTCGCGAGTCGGGCATCAAGGGACAATAG